A genomic region of Mesobacillus jeotgali contains the following coding sequences:
- a CDS encoding acyltransferase, which translates to MQRNYAIDFIKFFAILAVVIIHTFPSNDQLGYFVLDNLSRFAVPFFFVASGYLFSLKVSANPQSFAYFKKYVPKILKIYVSWLLFYAGYDVIRILLTDGNVKAELTKYKENLTVLNLLYYGQGTSGYQLWFVISLVWSIVILYLFYRLKKVRLLLVIAFCFNLLGLFGQSYSVFDELPVSTTRAALYISLFYTVMGFWLASVHTWRKYNARTYFYFFCFFTILQVLEGLWLQKELGSKHGEYFFSTIFLTLFLFLYALSNPNLGKGFMITRIGGNSLGIYTIHIFFIDIIDIFFRRIGLEQSTHNLLQNLVDAFLVFTLSYVAYQQLQKMKAILLNQS; encoded by the coding sequence ATGCAGCGCAATTACGCAATCGACTTTATCAAATTTTTTGCCATCCTGGCAGTCGTCATCATTCATACATTTCCCAGCAATGATCAACTGGGCTATTTCGTTCTTGATAATCTTTCAAGATTTGCTGTTCCGTTTTTCTTTGTCGCTTCAGGATATTTGTTCAGTCTTAAGGTAAGTGCCAATCCTCAGTCCTTTGCTTACTTCAAAAAATATGTCCCAAAAATACTGAAGATTTATGTTAGCTGGCTCCTATTTTATGCCGGTTATGATGTAATAAGGATTTTATTGACGGATGGAAACGTCAAAGCTGAACTAACCAAGTATAAGGAAAACCTGACTGTTCTTAATCTCCTCTATTACGGCCAGGGAACAAGTGGGTATCAGCTGTGGTTCGTCATTTCACTGGTTTGGAGCATCGTGATTTTATATCTCTTTTACAGGTTGAAAAAAGTAAGACTGCTTTTGGTAATCGCATTTTGTTTCAATCTGCTCGGCCTCTTCGGTCAGTCTTATTCTGTATTTGATGAGCTGCCAGTCAGCACAACCCGGGCTGCTCTTTATATCAGCCTGTTCTATACAGTCATGGGATTCTGGCTTGCTTCGGTTCACACCTGGAGAAAATATAATGCAAGGACTTACTTTTACTTCTTTTGTTTCTTTACGATTTTACAGGTTTTAGAAGGTCTCTGGCTTCAGAAGGAATTAGGATCAAAACATGGCGAATATTTCTTTTCGACGATCTTCCTTACCTTATTTCTGTTCCTTTACGCCTTAAGCAATCCCAACCTCGGCAAAGGCTTTATGATCACCAGAATAGGCGGAAACTCTCTCGGCATTTATACCATTCATATATTCTTTATAGATATAATTGATATCTTTTTCAGAAGAATCGGTTTGGAACAGAGCACCCATAACCTGCTGCAGAATTTAGTTGATGCATTCCTTGTGTTTACTTTGTCTTATGTGGCTTATCAACAGCTTCAAAAGATGAAAGCAATTCTCCTAAATCAGAGTTAG
- a CDS encoding SH3 domain-containing protein, translating to MKKDNYSLFKKRIVKGMVASSILVSSSLMVPEIPLMPGHETVAQAAGPTFTVTADVLNVRSGPGTNYAKVGRLIQDTKLNVIQRMTNGWYKISFNGKTAYVSGDYVYSSAVYKVTATKLHFRTGPGTQHKSMGLIDNETVLDVIRQESNGWYKISYKGKIGFVSGDYVSTSSAADSKRMDIPVIAQRPELPSGCEVTSLAIALRYYGVNADKTTLAKQMPYDSTKLVRNSDGSIKTWGDPNVGFVGTPFGNGYTINPGPLKKVLDKYRPGGLALTGKDFSEIESYVRQGKPVLVWFTINYEMPIARSWKTPAGKTINAARPLHNIVITGTDANYVYFNDSEAVKKDVQMPKAKFINIYNAMGKRALVVN from the coding sequence ATGAAAAAGGACAACTACTCATTGTTTAAGAAGAGGATTGTGAAAGGCATGGTTGCCTCATCCATCCTAGTTAGCAGCAGTCTTATGGTGCCGGAAATTCCTTTGATGCCTGGCCATGAAACAGTCGCACAAGCTGCTGGACCAACCTTTACCGTTACAGCAGATGTCCTCAATGTCAGGTCGGGACCGGGTACCAATTATGCAAAAGTCGGCCGGCTGATCCAGGACACTAAGCTTAATGTGATTCAACGGATGACTAATGGATGGTATAAAATTTCCTTCAATGGAAAAACGGCTTATGTCAGCGGTGATTATGTATACAGCTCTGCAGTATACAAAGTTACGGCTACCAAATTGCATTTCAGGACTGGGCCTGGCACCCAACATAAGAGCATGGGGCTTATCGATAATGAAACAGTGCTCGATGTGATCCGCCAGGAAAGCAATGGATGGTATAAAATATCTTATAAAGGAAAAATCGGCTTTGTGAGCGGAGATTATGTATCGACGAGCAGTGCCGCAGATAGCAAAAGAATGGACATTCCCGTGATTGCCCAGCGCCCTGAATTGCCCAGCGGCTGCGAGGTTACCTCACTTGCCATCGCTCTCCGTTACTACGGAGTGAATGCTGATAAAACAACCCTTGCGAAACAAATGCCATATGATTCAACCAAACTAGTCCGAAATTCAGACGGTTCCATTAAAACATGGGGAGACCCGAATGTTGGATTCGTCGGGACGCCATTTGGCAATGGATATACTATCAATCCCGGTCCGCTAAAAAAAGTCCTAGACAAGTACCGCCCTGGAGGACTGGCTCTGACCGGCAAGGATTTTTCAGAGATCGAAAGTTATGTAAGACAGGGCAAGCCTGTGCTAGTCTGGTTTACGATCAATTATGAAATGCCAATCGCGAGGTCATGGAAAACACCAGCAGGCAAAACGATCAATGCAGCAAGGCCTTTACATAATATCGTCATTACCGGAACCGACGCAAATTACGTTTACTTCAACGACAGTGAAGCAGTAAAAAAAGATGTTCAAATGCCAAAAGCGAAATTCATCAATATTTATAATGCGATGGGAAAACGTGCGCTGGTAGTGAACTAA
- a CDS encoding pullulanase: MRKSTKRSFSIFMTAIMILSLWLPFVPAQQANAEGTTVTSESTDRKVRFTYIREDQNFGEWNIWVWNTGVQNDQINFQKYDGNKAVADIAVAPATKEIGFVLRSTTDWNTAQKEFGDRFIPVNQNDSITKAFITSGVEQIRIVPDGSAPVIDNGKATFFYRDKELFANDAMGSIEKVELKFNDETLPMTYEPENERFVVSYENIPNGTNEYTYLVTKDGVTNEVTDPYNTVDGTSKITYAKAELTVSGSVNPAEIDYNQNAVLTVDVQGLTEGIEISKITADVSELGGSNALEIDPSLKEVTISVDDNVTAGTKSIPLTVIDSFGNAHNASATVDVKTRQSVGENDFDWDESIIYFMLTDRFFDGDSSNNDPYDLNYDTTDRGTYQGGDFKGITEKLDYLDQLGVNTIWISPIVENVKHNVRYDEGEPSYYGYHGYWASNFGELNPHFGTMKEFHNLIDAAHERGIKIMVDVVLNHTGYGLKDIDGNVAEPPAGYPTDAERSTFSNLLRQGTSDEVGSDEVVGELAGLPDFKTEDPEVRQQIIDWQTAWIDKATTANGNTIDYFRVDTVKHVEDATWKAFKNAITEKMPEHKMIGEAWGASADNQQGYLETGMMDSLLDFDFKNIAHSFVNGNLNAANDALTTRNAKIDNTATLGQFLGSHDEDGFLHVAGNNEGKLKVAASLQATAKGQPVIYYGEELGQTGANNYPQYDNRYDLAWDQVEGNDVLAHYQKILNFRGDHSEVFAKGERTTIGGTDADKFMVFARTHGNEAAYVGLNVADAAKEVTLTVDGENAVVTDHYSGEIYTASAGKVTLSIPSKADGGTVLLTVENGTITAAAAAGSGDGGGDGTVDPIPANHIRIHYKRDDNNYQNYGAWLWNEVASPSANWPTGATMFEKTDSYGAYIDVELAEGAKNIGFLVMDVTKGDAGKDGGDKGFTITSPDINEIFIKQGDDKVYTYEPVNLPENTVRVHYVRDNADYENFGLWNWGDVAAPSEGWPTGAASFTGTDRYGAYVDIQLKENAKEIGMITLNKTNGNKDGGDKNFNLLDKYNHVWVKQGDDNVYVSPYWEQATGLTSAEVISEDTILLSFTMTDGLTAEDLKSKLEIKDADGTTVEIESVKIAGDKKVEVTAQFDLEKLPLSITYSGRTVSASSGWRMLDEMYAYDGDDLGATYKDGAATLKLWAPKAGKVVANFFNKDNAAEQIGSIELTKGEKGVWSADVAPGDLNVTDLKGYFYQYEVTNDGVTKKVLDPYAKSMAAFTVNTKGEAGPDGDTVGKAAIVDMSGTDPEDFDHAKIKGYEKREDAVIYEVHVRDFTSDPSIEGDLNARWGSYNAFVDKLDYIKKLGVTHVQLLPVMAWYYGDETKMGQRELDYSAGGNEYNWGYDPHSYFSPDGAYSEDATDPELRVKELKMMIDAIHDAGMGVVLDVVYTHMAQSSQLNDIVPNYYAFQDAQGNFLGGFGNNLATSHKMAEKLMVDSVKYWFEEYKIDGMRFDMMGDATYPAVQNAYDAAASVNPDALFIGEGWRTFAGHIAEPELKGMGADQDWMDKTDDVGVFSDEIRNELKSGFGSEGEPRFLTGGARDINTIFNNIKGQPGNTADDDPGDMVQYIGAHDNLPLYDVIAQSIKKDPAIPENNLEIHKRIRLGNSLILTSQGTAFLHAGQEYGRTKQWKGEGVPEQKYHELTDEQGNPFGYFIHDSYDSSDAINMFDWQKATNKKEYSVNTTTQAYTQGLIELRKSTNAFRLGEKELVDENVRLLDLPEIKDSDLVIAYENVSTDKTGTYYVFVNADMKARTLTLGDLDFSKAKVLVDNDEAGKTPVSKKSGFKLTKDQLTLDPLTTVVIKVDKKGKKK, encoded by the coding sequence ATGAGAAAAAGTACAAAACGTAGTTTCTCGATTTTCATGACGGCGATCATGATCTTGAGTTTGTGGCTTCCTTTTGTACCTGCCCAGCAGGCCAATGCTGAAGGAACAACTGTTACCTCAGAGTCGACTGATCGCAAAGTGCGCTTTACTTACATTCGTGAGGATCAAAATTTTGGCGAATGGAATATATGGGTCTGGAACACAGGAGTGCAAAATGACCAGATCAATTTTCAAAAATATGATGGCAACAAAGCGGTAGCTGATATTGCTGTTGCACCAGCCACCAAAGAAATTGGCTTTGTCCTTCGCAGTACTACTGACTGGAATACTGCTCAAAAGGAATTCGGAGATCGTTTTATCCCGGTTAACCAGAACGATTCCATTACAAAAGCATTCATTACAAGTGGCGTTGAGCAAATTCGCATCGTTCCAGATGGATCGGCTCCAGTCATTGATAATGGAAAGGCAACTTTCTTCTATCGTGATAAAGAGCTTTTCGCCAATGATGCAATGGGCTCAATCGAAAAAGTAGAATTGAAATTCAATGATGAAACCCTTCCAATGACATACGAGCCTGAGAATGAGAGATTCGTAGTTTCATATGAGAACATTCCGAATGGAACAAATGAATACACCTATCTCGTAACCAAAGATGGGGTTACTAACGAAGTAACCGATCCTTACAATACAGTTGATGGCACTTCAAAAATTACCTACGCAAAAGCTGAACTGACGGTTTCAGGTTCTGTCAATCCAGCAGAAATTGATTACAATCAAAACGCTGTGCTGACTGTCGATGTACAGGGACTGACTGAAGGCATTGAGATCAGCAAAATTACTGCAGATGTCTCTGAACTGGGTGGATCTAATGCTCTTGAAATCGACCCTTCATTAAAAGAAGTGACAATTAGCGTCGATGACAATGTAACAGCAGGAACAAAATCGATTCCCCTAACAGTTATCGATTCATTCGGGAATGCCCATAATGCTTCAGCAACTGTGGATGTGAAAACAAGACAGTCCGTTGGTGAAAATGATTTTGACTGGGATGAGTCCATCATTTACTTCATGCTGACAGATCGTTTCTTTGATGGGGATTCATCTAACAATGATCCTTATGATTTGAACTATGACACCACTGACCGCGGCACCTATCAGGGTGGCGATTTTAAAGGAATCACTGAGAAATTAGATTATCTAGACCAATTGGGTGTTAATACGATCTGGATCAGCCCGATTGTTGAGAATGTTAAGCACAATGTCCGCTACGATGAGGGTGAGCCTTCTTATTACGGTTATCACGGATACTGGGCAAGCAATTTTGGCGAATTGAACCCCCACTTCGGGACAATGAAAGAATTCCATAACCTTATTGACGCAGCACATGAACGCGGCATCAAGATCATGGTCGATGTGGTATTGAACCACACTGGTTATGGCTTGAAAGACATTGATGGAAATGTAGCTGAACCTCCAGCTGGATACCCAACAGATGCAGAACGCAGCACTTTCAGCAATCTGCTTCGCCAGGGTACAAGTGACGAAGTTGGATCAGATGAAGTTGTTGGCGAATTAGCTGGACTTCCTGATTTTAAGACAGAAGATCCAGAAGTACGCCAGCAAATCATTGATTGGCAAACTGCCTGGATTGACAAAGCTACTACTGCTAATGGCAACACTATCGACTACTTCCGCGTGGACACAGTAAAACACGTGGAAGATGCAACCTGGAAGGCATTCAAGAACGCGATCACTGAAAAAATGCCTGAACATAAGATGATCGGTGAAGCTTGGGGAGCAAGTGCTGACAACCAGCAAGGATACCTTGAAACAGGTATGATGGACTCCCTGCTTGACTTTGACTTTAAGAATATTGCGCATTCCTTTGTTAACGGAAACCTGAATGCTGCAAATGATGCGTTGACTACACGTAACGCAAAAATCGATAACACGGCAACTTTAGGACAGTTCCTGGGAAGCCATGACGAAGACGGATTCCTTCACGTTGCCGGAAATAACGAAGGCAAGCTGAAGGTTGCTGCTTCCCTGCAGGCAACTGCTAAAGGCCAGCCGGTCATTTATTACGGTGAAGAACTTGGACAAACCGGAGCAAACAACTATCCGCAATATGACAACCGTTATGACCTCGCCTGGGATCAGGTTGAAGGCAATGATGTCCTTGCACACTATCAAAAGATATTGAACTTCAGAGGCGATCATTCTGAAGTGTTCGCAAAAGGTGAACGTACAACAATAGGCGGCACTGACGCTGATAAGTTCATGGTTTTTGCAAGAACACACGGAAATGAAGCGGCATATGTTGGCTTGAACGTTGCTGATGCTGCAAAAGAAGTCACCTTGACTGTTGATGGTGAAAATGCAGTTGTCACAGACCACTATTCTGGTGAAATTTACACTGCATCAGCTGGAAAAGTGACATTGTCAATTCCATCTAAAGCAGATGGCGGTACTGTTTTACTAACGGTTGAAAATGGTACGATTACAGCTGCTGCAGCTGCTGGTTCTGGAGATGGCGGCGGAGATGGAACGGTTGACCCAATCCCTGCGAACCATATCCGTATCCACTACAAACGTGACGACAATAACTATCAAAACTATGGCGCATGGCTGTGGAACGAGGTAGCCTCCCCTTCTGCCAACTGGCCGACAGGTGCTACTATGTTTGAGAAAACAGACAGCTACGGCGCTTACATTGATGTTGAACTTGCAGAGGGCGCGAAGAACATCGGCTTCCTCGTTATGGACGTAACAAAAGGTGATGCTGGTAAAGACGGCGGAGACAAAGGCTTTACGATCACTTCACCTGATATCAATGAAATTTTTATCAAGCAAGGCGATGACAAGGTTTACACTTACGAACCAGTCAACCTGCCTGAAAACACAGTCCGCGTCCACTATGTGCGTGACAATGCAGATTATGAAAACTTTGGTCTCTGGAACTGGGGCGATGTCGCTGCACCTTCTGAAGGATGGCCAACAGGAGCTGCTTCCTTCACTGGAACTGATCGCTATGGGGCTTATGTTGACATTCAGTTGAAGGAAAATGCGAAAGAAATCGGTATGATTACCCTAAACAAGACAAATGGCAACAAAGATGGCGGAGATAAGAACTTCAATCTCCTGGACAAATACAACCACGTCTGGGTTAAACAAGGCGATGACAATGTCTACGTTTCTCCTTACTGGGAGCAGGCTACGGGCCTGACATCTGCTGAAGTGATTTCCGAGGACACGATTTTACTGAGCTTTACCATGACAGACGGCTTAACAGCTGAAGATCTGAAATCGAAACTGGAGATTAAAGACGCAGACGGTACAACTGTTGAGATTGAAAGTGTGAAGATTGCAGGAGACAAAAAAGTAGAAGTAACAGCACAATTCGATTTAGAAAAACTTCCATTGTCCATCACGTATTCAGGCAGAACCGTTTCTGCTTCATCTGGATGGAGAATGCTTGATGAAATGTACGCTTACGATGGCGATGACCTTGGTGCTACTTATAAAGATGGTGCAGCCACATTAAAACTTTGGGCTCCAAAAGCAGGCAAGGTTGTGGCAAACTTCTTCAATAAAGACAATGCAGCAGAGCAAATTGGCAGCATTGAATTAACAAAGGGTGAAAAAGGAGTCTGGTCTGCGGACGTTGCTCCTGGCGACCTGAATGTAACCGATCTTAAGGGTTATTTTTACCAGTATGAAGTGACAAATGATGGAGTGACAAAGAAAGTTCTTGATCCTTACGCAAAATCAATGGCAGCCTTCACAGTGAATACGAAGGGTGAAGCTGGTCCGGATGGTGACACCGTTGGTAAAGCAGCGATTGTTGACATGAGCGGAACAGACCCTGAAGATTTCGACCATGCTAAAATCAAAGGCTATGAGAAGCGCGAAGATGCCGTGATTTATGAGGTTCATGTACGTGACTTCACTTCTGACCCTTCTATCGAAGGGGACCTGAACGCTAGATGGGGTTCTTACAATGCCTTCGTCGACAAGCTGGATTATATTAAGAAACTTGGCGTAACACACGTGCAATTGCTTCCTGTCATGGCTTGGTATTATGGCGATGAAACAAAGATGGGCCAAAGAGAACTTGATTACTCTGCTGGCGGCAATGAATATAACTGGGGCTATGACCCACACAGCTACTTCTCGCCAGATGGCGCTTATTCAGAGGATGCAACTGATCCTGAATTACGTGTAAAAGAATTGAAAATGATGATTGATGCGATCCATGATGCTGGAATGGGTGTCGTCCTCGACGTTGTTTACACTCATATGGCACAATCCAGCCAGCTGAATGATATCGTTCCTAACTACTATGCGTTCCAGGACGCACAAGGAAACTTCCTTGGCGGCTTCGGAAACAACCTGGCAACAAGCCACAAAATGGCTGAAAAGCTGATGGTAGATTCAGTGAAATACTGGTTCGAAGAATACAAGATTGATGGAATGCGTTTCGATATGATGGGTGACGCAACCTATCCTGCAGTCCAGAACGCATACGATGCAGCTGCATCTGTAAATCCTGATGCGTTGTTCATCGGTGAAGGCTGGAGAACATTCGCTGGCCACATCGCGGAACCAGAACTTAAGGGCATGGGTGCTGACCAGGATTGGATGGACAAAACAGATGATGTCGGCGTCTTCTCTGATGAAATCCGCAATGAATTGAAGTCAGGCTTCGGTTCCGAAGGTGAGCCTCGATTCCTTACCGGCGGTGCGCGTGATATCAACACGATTTTCAACAATATCAAAGGCCAGCCAGGCAATACAGCTGACGACGATCCGGGCGACATGGTCCAATACATCGGGGCACACGATAACTTGCCGCTGTATGATGTCATTGCCCAGTCGATTAAAAAGGATCCGGCCATTCCTGAGAACAATCTTGAGATCCACAAGCGTATCAGGCTTGGCAACTCCTTGATCCTGACGTCACAAGGTACTGCTTTCCTTCACGCAGGCCAGGAGTATGGAAGAACGAAGCAATGGAAAGGCGAAGGCGTTCCTGAGCAAAAGTATCACGAATTGACAGATGAGCAAGGAAATCCATTCGGATACTTCATTCACGATTCATACGATTCTTCCGATGCCATCAATATGTTTGACTGGCAAAAAGCAACAAACAAAAAGGAATACTCCGTCAACACAACAACACAAGCTTACACTCAAGGCTTGATTGAGCTGAGAAAATCAACGAACGCTTTCCGCCTCGGCGAAAAAGAACTCGTTGATGAGAATGTAAGATTACTTGATTTACCTGAAATCAAAGATTCAGACTTGGTCATCGCATACGAAAACGTATCGACTGATAAGACTGGTACGTACTATGTATTCGTCAATGCCGATATGAAAGCTCGTACGTTAACTTTAGGAGACCTTGACTTCTCTAAAGCTAAGGTTCTCGTTGACAACGACGAAGCCGGCAAGACCCCTGTATCCAAGAAATCTGGCTTTAAATTAACAAAAGACCAATTGACACTTGATCCGCTTACTACAGTTGTGATTAAGGTGGACAAAAAAGGGAAGAAGAAATAA
- a CDS encoding arylamine N-acetyltransferase family protein gives MSKLNQLFRERIGMLISAPVTLAKMDEILEQTAAAIPFENLCTLSGDLNELNEDNLVEKIIQRNEGGLCYDLNGILYLFLKENGLDVQLICGSVYVPDFNGFSPTGRTHAAILLNDAGKRYLVDTGFGGNLPLRPVPMDGTEISSPNGDFRIKQHNSEFGDYILEMKLKYKDSDWRIGYAFDSREPVGNVSDLSEMKKIITEHPQSPFNKKPLLTKVTVDGSMVLTETSFTKWTEDGIKKEEIDSERFKGLAKEFYNIELK, from the coding sequence ATGAGTAAACTAAACCAGCTTTTCCGTGAGAGGATCGGGATGCTTATCTCTGCGCCTGTCACATTAGCAAAAATGGATGAAATTCTTGAACAGACCGCGGCTGCAATCCCATTTGAAAACCTGTGCACGCTTTCTGGTGATTTAAATGAATTGAATGAGGATAATTTGGTTGAGAAAATCATCCAAAGGAATGAAGGCGGCCTATGCTATGACTTGAACGGCATTCTCTATTTATTTTTAAAAGAGAATGGGCTTGATGTCCAGCTGATTTGTGGGTCAGTGTATGTCCCGGATTTCAACGGCTTTAGTCCAACGGGCAGGACGCATGCTGCGATTTTACTGAATGACGCAGGCAAAAGATATTTGGTTGATACTGGTTTTGGCGGAAATCTGCCGTTAAGACCGGTGCCGATGGATGGGACAGAGATTAGTTCCCCTAATGGGGATTTTCGTATTAAACAACATAATAGTGAGTTTGGAGATTACATTTTAGAGATGAAGCTGAAATATAAGGATTCTGATTGGAGAATTGGATACGCTTTTGATTCAAGGGAGCCGGTTGGTAATGTCAGCGATTTATCTGAAATGAAGAAAATCATAACGGAACATCCGCAGTCCCCTTTTAATAAGAAGCCCTTGCTGACAAAAGTGACAGTTGATGGAAGCATGGTGCTAACGGAAACTAGTTTTACAAAGTGGACGGAAGATGGAATTAAGAAAGAGGAAATAGATTCGGAACGCTTCAAGGGACTGGCAAAAGAATTCTATAATATTGAACTAAAATGA
- a CDS encoding EcsC family protein yields MDSRDYLLNELKEIEKWEKDQKGLWFWERLTRLPFKMLDRFTPKFIQEKVGLLLDELGSYIQTGGQYLTSEKSVFQFFEKKTGRRVSQLTDMERVPVEEMKQASLALGEQRKKAATIQGASTGIGGIFTLAIDIPAVLALSLKTIQDIAIIHGYDPRDKKERVFIIKCLQFSSADVVGKQAILNELSDFNNESKSREVISQLQGWREVTLTYTESFGWKKLLQMVPVAGIVFGAFANRSMVSDLAETATMLYQKRRILDRLDQVTDSADLPT; encoded by the coding sequence ATGGATTCACGGGACTACTTATTGAATGAACTAAAGGAAATTGAAAAATGGGAGAAGGACCAGAAGGGGCTTTGGTTTTGGGAGCGCTTGACCCGTCTGCCATTCAAGATGCTTGATCGGTTTACTCCAAAGTTCATCCAGGAGAAGGTAGGACTCCTGCTTGATGAGCTTGGAAGCTACATACAAACGGGAGGACAATATTTAACGAGCGAGAAGTCTGTGTTTCAATTTTTCGAGAAAAAGACTGGCAGGAGAGTCAGCCAGCTTACAGATATGGAGCGCGTTCCGGTGGAAGAAATGAAGCAGGCATCTCTTGCACTTGGCGAGCAGAGGAAGAAGGCAGCGACGATCCAGGGGGCAAGTACAGGTATCGGTGGAATATTCACTCTCGCGATTGATATTCCTGCGGTTCTGGCCCTCTCGCTAAAAACAATACAGGATATCGCGATCATCCATGGTTATGATCCAAGAGATAAAAAAGAACGTGTATTCATCATTAAGTGCCTGCAGTTCTCTTCAGCGGATGTTGTAGGAAAACAGGCCATCTTGAATGAATTGAGTGATTTTAACAATGAAAGTAAATCAAGGGAAGTCATCTCGCAGCTTCAGGGTTGGCGCGAGGTTACCTTGACGTATACAGAATCATTTGGCTGGAAAAAACTGCTCCAGATGGTACCCGTGGCGGGGATTGTCTTCGGCGCATTCGCCAACCGGTCGATGGTCAGCGACCTTGCCGAAACCGCGACGATGTTATATCAGAAGAGGCGGATTTTGGATAGGCTGGATCAAGTTACAGATTCCGCAGATTTGCCAACATAG
- a CDS encoding ADP-ribosylglycohydrolase family protein, whose product MSKKDLFMASLLGGAIGDALGYTVEFMKLDEIKAKFGEEGITDLEVNPYSGKAPISDDTQMTLFTADGLIWAYDRLSERGIGSYAGSGVYQSYLRWLYTQTKSLPDEHYDWLLDPQPHEENGSILAHRELFSARAPGNTCLSALESNKMGTIEGPINDSKGCGGVMRVAPVGLFLHRDPEQAFRVAAEVAAITHGHPSGYLAAGALAVIIAELLNGKSIAESAQSAMAILEDYPNHEETLSAMENAIELVGSDENPEDAITKLGQGWVAEEALAISLYCALKETDFKQALILAVNHDGDSDSTGGICGNILGASYGLEAIPEEWAKQLELKELIADVTSRLYDRYIKM is encoded by the coding sequence ATGTCAAAAAAAGATCTTTTCATGGCGTCCCTGCTTGGCGGGGCGATTGGTGATGCACTTGGGTATACGGTTGAGTTTATGAAACTTGATGAAATCAAAGCAAAGTTTGGTGAAGAGGGAATTACGGATTTGGAAGTCAATCCTTATTCCGGAAAAGCGCCGATTTCGGATGATACTCAGATGACGCTGTTCACGGCAGATGGTTTGATTTGGGCTTATGACCGCTTGAGTGAGCGTGGGATTGGCAGCTATGCGGGGAGTGGAGTCTATCAATCTTATCTTCGCTGGCTGTATACACAAACGAAGAGTTTGCCGGATGAACATTATGACTGGCTGCTTGACCCTCAGCCTCATGAGGAGAACGGAAGCATTTTAGCGCACAGGGAACTATTCTCAGCAAGAGCACCTGGAAACACGTGCTTGTCGGCGCTTGAGAGCAATAAAATGGGAACGATTGAGGGGCCAATCAACGACAGCAAGGGCTGTGGCGGGGTCATGCGGGTTGCGCCGGTCGGGTTATTTTTACATAGAGATCCTGAACAGGCATTCAGGGTCGCGGCTGAAGTCGCAGCTATCACTCATGGCCATCCGTCAGGTTATTTAGCAGCCGGGGCGCTTGCTGTCATAATCGCTGAACTGCTCAATGGTAAAAGTATTGCTGAAAGCGCACAGAGTGCAATGGCAATTTTAGAAGATTATCCTAACCATGAAGAAACATTGTCGGCGATGGAGAATGCGATCGAACTTGTCGGCAGCGATGAGAATCCGGAAGATGCAATTACAAAGCTTGGCCAGGGCTGGGTCGCGGAGGAAGCGCTGGCGATTTCCCTGTACTGTGCCTTGAAGGAAACAGATTTCAAGCAGGCTTTGATTCTGGCTGTCAATCATGATGGAGACAGTGATTCAACAGGCGGGATTTGCGGGAATATACTTGGTGCGAGTTATGGTCTCGAAGCTATACCTGAAGAGTGGGCCAAACAATTGGAGCTAAAAGAATTGATTGCCGATGTAACCAGCAGATTATATGATAGATATATAAAGATGTAG
- a CDS encoding 2OG-Fe(II) oxygenase, whose amino-acid sequence MDAVDVTVKEPTIFNHIGNKIKTEDREINIIARMEEPLIVILGNVLSDEECDELMKLSKDKLQRSKIGNTREVDQLRTSSSTFIEEAENDVVARVEKRISQIMGIPNEHGEGLQILNYKIGQEYKAHFDFFSSNVSNPRISTLVMYLNDVEQGGETYFPKLNFAVSPQKGMAVYFEYFYENQTLNDLTLHGGAPVVIGDKWAATQWMRRKSVK is encoded by the coding sequence ATGGATGCTGTTGATGTAACTGTTAAAGAACCTACGATTTTTAATCATATCGGAAACAAAATCAAAACCGAGGATCGTGAAATCAACATTATTGCCAGAATGGAAGAACCGTTAATCGTCATTTTAGGAAATGTATTAAGTGACGAAGAATGCGATGAGCTAATGAAGCTGTCAAAGGATAAGCTGCAGCGCTCAAAAATCGGAAACACCCGCGAAGTTGATCAGCTCAGGACAAGCAGCAGTACGTTTATTGAAGAAGCCGAAAATGACGTTGTTGCGCGAGTAGAAAAAAGAATTTCACAAATTATGGGCATTCCGAACGAACATGGAGAAGGCCTGCAAATCTTGAATTATAAAATCGGTCAGGAGTACAAGGCCCATTTTGACTTTTTCTCGTCAAATGTCAGCAACCCGCGGATCAGCACATTGGTCATGTATTTGAACGATGTCGAGCAGGGAGGAGAAACTTACTTCCCTAAGCTCAATTTCGCTGTATCCCCGCAAAAGGGCATGGCTGTGTATTTTGAATATTTCTATGAAAATCAGACTCTCAACGACTTGACCCTGCATGGTGGAGCACCAGTCGTGATCGGCGACAAATGGGCCGCAACGCAATGGATGAGACGGAAAAGTGTGAAATAG